The Populus nigra chromosome 14, ddPopNigr1.1, whole genome shotgun sequence genome has a segment encoding these proteins:
- the LOC133673302 gene encoding subtilisin-like protease SBT5.3: protein MTRRMDLKVEGQRLEIYISPWSPNRSSNSQFSNTSSSCSLFLFFTLFTTLQSPILASKKSYVVYLGRQSYASEPSTTDLDRVTDAHHELLGSCMKSKEMAKQAIFYSYTRYINGFAAILEDEEAAEISKHPEVVSVSRNQISQLHTTNSWGFLGLERNGEIPADSMWLKARFGEDVIIGTLDTGVWPESESFNDDGMGPVPSKWKGNCDPNDGIKCNRKLIGARYFSKGHEAAETHDSSYHTARDYDGHGTHTLSTAGGRFVSGANLLGSAYGTAKGGSPNSRVASYKVCWPGCSDADVLAGYEAAIHDGVDILSVSLGSGPREYFTHGNAIGAFLAMENGILVVASAGNDGPDPGMVGNVAPWILTVACSTISREFTSNVILGNNKQYKGVSFNTNTQPAGKFYPMINSVDAKAANVSSNQAKYCSIGSLDPLKVKGKIVYCTRNEDPDVEKSLVVAQAGGVGVILANQLIIRQIRPRAHFVPTSVVSADDGLSILTYVYSTKSPLAYISGATEVGTVAAPVMADFSSPGPNFITPEILKPDITAPGVNILAAFTGASGPTDVPGDRRRVHFNFLSGTSMACPHVSGIAGLLKTIHPDWSPAAIKSAIMTTATTISNVRQPIANAFLLEANPLNYGAGHIWPSRAMDPGLVYDLTTKDYVNFLCSIGYNSTQLSLFIGKPYTCPSHNNGLLDFNYPSISVPNLSSKTTLSRTLKNVGPPSLYRVNIRAPGGISVKVEPRSLKFDKINEEKMFEVTLEAKKGFKSDDYVFGEITWSDGKHQVRSPVVGKKMEVVA from the exons ATGACCAGGCGTATGGATTTGAAGGTGGAAGGCCAGCGTTTAGAGATCTATATATCTCCATGGTCACCGAATCGATCTTCAAATTCCC aattcTCAAACACGAGCAGTTCTTGCtctctgtttctgtttttcaCTCTTTTCACTACCTTGCAGAGTCCAATTCTGGCTTCAAAAAAG TCTTATGTGGTTTACCTTGGGAGACAATCTTATGCTTCTGAACCTTCCACCACTGACCTGGATAGGGTAACCGATGCCCATCATGAACTTTTGGGTTCTTGTATGAAGAG CAAGGAGATGGCGAAACAAGCCATCTTTTACTCCTACACTCGTTATATCAACGGTTTTGCAGCAATacttgaagatgaagaagcagcTGAAATTTCAA AGCATCCAGAAGTTGTATCAGTTTCTCGAAACCAAATAAGTCAATTACACACCACAAATTCTTGGGGCTTTCTTGGACTGGAAAGAAATGGAGAAATTCCAGCTGATTCTATGTGGCTAAAGGCAAGATTTGGCGAAGACGTAATTATCGGGACCCTTGATACTG GTGTTTGGCCGGAATCCGAAAGCTTCAATGATGACGGGATGGGGCCTGTTCCATCTAAATGGAAGGGAAACTGTGATCCAAATGATGGGATTAAATGCAACAg GAAACTTATAGGAGCAAGGTACTTTAGCAAAGGCCACGAAGCTGCAGAAACACATGATTCTTCATACCACACCGCGCGAGATTATGATGGCCATGGAACCCACACTCTATCCACTGCTGGAGGTCGTTTTGTTTCGGGGGCAAACTTGCTTGGTTCAGCTTATGGAACAGCGAAGGGAGGTTCGCCCAACTCGCGAGTCGCTTCATACAAGGTCTGCTGGCCCGGCTGTAGCGATGCTGATGTGTTGGCTGGCTATGAAGCTGCTATTCATGATGGGGTCGATATCCTCTCAGTGTCACTTGGATCCGGTCCGAGAGAATACTTTACTCATGGGAATGCAATTGGAGCATTTCTTGCCATGGAGAACGGGATTCTTGTAGTTGCCTCCGCCGGAAATGATGGACCTGACCCTGGAATGGTTGGGAATGTAGCTCCCTGGATTCTTACAGTTGCTTGTAGCACTATCAGTAGGGAGTTCACATCTAATGTCATCCTTGGAAACAACAAACAATACAAG GGTGTGAGTTTCAATACCAACACTCAACCAGCTGGAAAGTTTTACCCCATGATCAATTCGGTGGATGCTAAAGCTGCCAATGTTTCCAGTAATCAAGC AAAATATTGCTCTATCGGATCCCTTGACCCCTTGAAAGTTAAAGGAAAAATTGTATATTGTACTCGCAACGAAGATCCTGATGTAGAAAAGAGTCTGGTTGTTGCTCAGGCTGGTGGTGTTGGGGTGATACTTGCCAACCAATTGATAATTCGACAAATCCGACCTCGGGCACACTTTGTTCCTACTTCCGTTGTCTCTGCAGACGATGGACTTTCCATTTTAACTTATGTCTATAGTACAAA GTCACCTCTCGCTTACATAAGTGGCGCCACGGAGGTGGGAACAGTGGCTGCACCTGTCATGGCTGATTTTTCATCTCCTGGGCCTAACTTTATCACCCCAGAGATCCTTAAG CCCGACATCACTGCACCTGGAGTCAATATTCTAGCTGCCTTCACAGGAGCATCAGGGCCAACTGACGTGCCAGGAGACCGGCGCCGAGTACATTTCAACTTTCTATCTGGAACCTCAATGGCATGCCCCCATGTTTCCGGAATCGCAGGTCTTCTCAAGACTATTCACCCTGATTGGAGTCCTGCTGCAATTAAATCTGCAATCATGACAACCG CGACAACGATCAGTAATGTGAGGCAGCCTATTGCAAATGCTTTTCTTCTTGAGGCAAACCCATTGAATTATGGTGCCGGGCACATCTGGCCTAGCCGTGCAATGGACCCAGGCTTGGTCTATGACCTAACGACTAAAGATTACGTGAATTTTCTATGCTCCATTGGCTATAATTCAACCCAATTGTCACTTTTTATTGGTAAGCCATACACATGCCCGTCGCACAACAATGGTCTGCTGGATTTCAACTATCCATCCATTAGTGTCCCGAATCTCTCGAGCAAGACCACATTGTCCCGAACCTTGAAGAACGTGGGGCCTCCAAGCTTGTATAGAGTTAATATCAGGGCACCTGGAGGAATATCTGTGAAGGTTGAGCCAAGAAGCTTGAAGTTCGATAAGATAAACGAAGAGAAAATGTTCGAGGTCACTCTAGAGGCTAAGAAAGGGTTTAAGAGTGATGACTACGTGTTTGGAGAGATAACTTGGTCTGATGGGAAACACCAGGTAAGGAGTCCTGTTGTGGGGAAGAAGATGGAAGTAGTAGCCTAA
- the LOC133673411 gene encoding subtilisin-like protease SBT5.3 isoform X2, producing the protein MTLGVWPESESFNDDGMGPVPSKWKGYCDPNDGIKCNRKLIGARYFSKGHEAAETLDSSYHTARDYDGHGTHTLSTAGGRFVSGANLLGSAYGTAKGGSPNSRVASYKVCWPGCSDADVLAGYEAAIHDGVDILSVSLGSGPREYFTHGNAIGAFLAMERGILVVASAGNEGPDPGIVGNVAPWILTVACSTISRDFTSNVILGNNKQYKGVSFNTNTQPAGKFYPLINSVDAKAANVSSNQAKYCSIGSLDHLKVKGKIVYCTRNEDPDVEKSLVVAQAGGVGVILANQLIIRQIRPRAHFVPTSVVSADDGLSILTYVYSTKSPVAYISGATEVGTVAAPVMADFSSPGPNFITPEILKPDITAPGVNILAAFTGASGPTDVRGDRRRVHFNFLSGTSMACPHVSGIAGLLKTIHPDWSPAAIKSAIMTTATTISNVKQPIANASLLEANPLNYGAGHVWPSRAMNPGLVYDLTTKDYVHFLCSIGYNSTQLSLFIGKPYICPSHNNGLLDFNYASITVPNLSSKTTLSRSLKNVGTPSLYRVNIRAPGGISVKVEPRSLKFDKINEEKMFKVTLEAKKGFKSNDYVFGEITWSDGKHHVRSPVVVKKMAVAA; encoded by the exons ATGACGCTAGGTGTTTGGCCGGAATCCGAAAGCTTCAATGATGACGGGATGGGGCCTGTTCCATCTAAATGGAAGGGATACTGTGATCCAAATGATGGGATTAAATGCAACAg GAAACTTATAGGAGCAAGGTACTTTAGCAAAGGCCACGAAGCTGCAGAAACACTTGATTCTTCATACCACACCGCGCGAGATTATGATGGCCATGGAACCCACACCCTATCCACTGCTGGAGGTCGTTTTGTTTCGGGGGCAAACTTGCTTGGTTCAGCTTATGGAACAGCGAAGGGAGGTTCGCCCAACTCGCGAGTTGCTTCATACAAGGTCTGCTGGCCCGGCTGTAGCGATGCTGATGTGTTGGCTGGCTATGAAGCTGCTATTCATGATGGGGTCGATATCCTCTCAGTGTCACTTGGATCCGGTCCGAGAGAATACTTTACTCATGGGAATGCAATTGGAGCATTTCTTGCCATGGAGCGCGGGATTCTTGTAGTTGCCTCAGCTGGAAATGAAGGACCTGACCCTGGAATCGTTGGGAATGTAGCTCCTTGGATTCTGACAGTTGCTTGCAGCACTATCAGTAGGGATTTCACATCTAATGTCATCCTTGGAAATAACAAACAATACAAG GGTGTGAGTTTTAATACCAACACTCAACCAGCTGGAAAGTTTTACCCCTTGATCAATTCGGTGGATGCTAAAGCTGCCAATGTTTCCAGTAATCAAGC AAAATATTGCTCTATCGGATCCCTTGACCACTTGAAAGTCAAAGGAAAAATTGTATATTGTACTCGCAACGAAGATCCTGATGTAGAAAAGAGTCTGGTTGTTGCTCAGGCTGGTGGTGTTGGGGTGATACTTGCCAACCAATTGATAATTCGACAAATCCGACCTCGGGCACACTTTGTTCCTACTTCCGTTGTCTCTGCAGACGATGGACTTTCCATTTTAACTTATGTCTATAGTACAAA GTCACCTGTAGCTTACATAAGTGGCGCCACGGAGGTGGGAACAGTGGCTGCACCTGTCATGGCTGATTTTTCATCTCCTGGGCCTAACTTCATCACCCCAGAGATCCTTAAG CCCGACATCACTGCACCTGGAGTCAATATTCTAGCTGCCTTCACAGGAGCATCAGGGCCAACTGATGTGCGAGGAGACCGGCGCCGAGTACACTTCAACTTTCTATCTGGAACCTCAATGGCATGCCCCCATGTTTCCGGAATCGCAGGTCTTCTCAAGACTATTCACCCTGATTGGAGTCCTGCTGCAATTAAATCTGCAATCATGACAACCG CGACAACGATCAGTAATGTGAAGCAGCCTATTGCAAATGCTTCTCTTCTTGAGGCAAACCCATTGAATTATGGTGCCGGGCATGTCTGGCCTAGCCGTGCAATGAACCCAGGCTTGGTCTATGACCTAACGACTAAGGATTACGTGCATTTTCTATGCTCCATTGGCTATAATTCAACCCAGTTGTCACTTTTTATTGGTAAGCCATACATATGCCCGTCGCACAACAATGGTCTGCTGGATTTCAACTATGCATCCATTACTGTCCCGAATCTCTCGAGCAAGACCACATTGTCCCGAAGCTTGAAGAACGTGGGGACTCCAAGCTTGTATAGAGTTAATATCAGGGCACCTGGAGGGATATCTGTGAAGGTTGAGCCAAGAAGCTTGAAGTTCGATAAGATAAACGAAGAGAAAATGTTCAAGGTCACTCTAGAGGCTAAGAAGGGGTTTAAGAGTAATGACTATGTGTTTGGAGAGATAACTTGGTCTGATGGGAAACACCATGTGAGGAGTCCTGTTGTCGTGAAGAAGATGGCAGTAGCAGCCTAA
- the LOC133673411 gene encoding subtilisin-like protease SBT5.3 isoform X1 translates to MGSSSSLFLLFTLFTTLQSPILASKKSYVVYLGRQSYASEPSTTDLDRVTDAHHELLGSCMKSKEKAKQAIFYSYTRYINGFAAVLEDEEAAEISKHPEVVSVSRNQISQLHTTNSWGFLGLERNGEIPADSMWLKARFGEDVIIGTLDTGVWPESESFNDDGMGPVPSKWKGYCDPNDGIKCNRKLIGARYFSKGHEAAETLDSSYHTARDYDGHGTHTLSTAGGRFVSGANLLGSAYGTAKGGSPNSRVASYKVCWPGCSDADVLAGYEAAIHDGVDILSVSLGSGPREYFTHGNAIGAFLAMERGILVVASAGNEGPDPGIVGNVAPWILTVACSTISRDFTSNVILGNNKQYKGVSFNTNTQPAGKFYPLINSVDAKAANVSSNQAKYCSIGSLDHLKVKGKIVYCTRNEDPDVEKSLVVAQAGGVGVILANQLIIRQIRPRAHFVPTSVVSADDGLSILTYVYSTKSPVAYISGATEVGTVAAPVMADFSSPGPNFITPEILKPDITAPGVNILAAFTGASGPTDVRGDRRRVHFNFLSGTSMACPHVSGIAGLLKTIHPDWSPAAIKSAIMTTATTISNVKQPIANASLLEANPLNYGAGHVWPSRAMNPGLVYDLTTKDYVHFLCSIGYNSTQLSLFIGKPYICPSHNNGLLDFNYASITVPNLSSKTTLSRSLKNVGTPSLYRVNIRAPGGISVKVEPRSLKFDKINEEKMFKVTLEAKKGFKSNDYVFGEITWSDGKHHVRSPVVVKKMAVAA, encoded by the exons ATGGGCAGTTCTTCCTCTCTATTTCTGTTATTCACTCTTTTCACTACCTTGCAGAGTCCAATTCTGGCTTCAAAAAAG TCTTATGTGGTTTACCTTGGGAGACAATCTTATGCTTCTGAACCTTCCACCACTGACCTGGATAGGGTAACCGATGCCCATCATGAACTTCTGGGCTCTTGTATGAAGAG CAAGGAGAAGGCGAAACAAGCCATCTTTTACTCCTACACTCGTTATATCAACGGTTTTGCAGCAGTACTGGAAGATGAAGAAGCAGCTGAAATTTCAa AGCATCCAGAAGTTGTATCAGTTTCTCGAAACCAAATAAGTCAATTACACACAACAAATTCTTGGGGCTTTCTTGGACTGGAAAGAAATGGAGAAATTCCAGCTGATTCTATGTGGCTAAAGGCAAGATTTGGCGAAGACGTAATTATCGGGACCCTTGATACTG GTGTTTGGCCGGAATCCGAAAGCTTCAATGATGACGGGATGGGGCCTGTTCCATCTAAATGGAAGGGATACTGTGATCCAAATGATGGGATTAAATGCAACAg GAAACTTATAGGAGCAAGGTACTTTAGCAAAGGCCACGAAGCTGCAGAAACACTTGATTCTTCATACCACACCGCGCGAGATTATGATGGCCATGGAACCCACACCCTATCCACTGCTGGAGGTCGTTTTGTTTCGGGGGCAAACTTGCTTGGTTCAGCTTATGGAACAGCGAAGGGAGGTTCGCCCAACTCGCGAGTTGCTTCATACAAGGTCTGCTGGCCCGGCTGTAGCGATGCTGATGTGTTGGCTGGCTATGAAGCTGCTATTCATGATGGGGTCGATATCCTCTCAGTGTCACTTGGATCCGGTCCGAGAGAATACTTTACTCATGGGAATGCAATTGGAGCATTTCTTGCCATGGAGCGCGGGATTCTTGTAGTTGCCTCAGCTGGAAATGAAGGACCTGACCCTGGAATCGTTGGGAATGTAGCTCCTTGGATTCTGACAGTTGCTTGCAGCACTATCAGTAGGGATTTCACATCTAATGTCATCCTTGGAAATAACAAACAATACAAG GGTGTGAGTTTTAATACCAACACTCAACCAGCTGGAAAGTTTTACCCCTTGATCAATTCGGTGGATGCTAAAGCTGCCAATGTTTCCAGTAATCAAGC AAAATATTGCTCTATCGGATCCCTTGACCACTTGAAAGTCAAAGGAAAAATTGTATATTGTACTCGCAACGAAGATCCTGATGTAGAAAAGAGTCTGGTTGTTGCTCAGGCTGGTGGTGTTGGGGTGATACTTGCCAACCAATTGATAATTCGACAAATCCGACCTCGGGCACACTTTGTTCCTACTTCCGTTGTCTCTGCAGACGATGGACTTTCCATTTTAACTTATGTCTATAGTACAAA GTCACCTGTAGCTTACATAAGTGGCGCCACGGAGGTGGGAACAGTGGCTGCACCTGTCATGGCTGATTTTTCATCTCCTGGGCCTAACTTCATCACCCCAGAGATCCTTAAG CCCGACATCACTGCACCTGGAGTCAATATTCTAGCTGCCTTCACAGGAGCATCAGGGCCAACTGATGTGCGAGGAGACCGGCGCCGAGTACACTTCAACTTTCTATCTGGAACCTCAATGGCATGCCCCCATGTTTCCGGAATCGCAGGTCTTCTCAAGACTATTCACCCTGATTGGAGTCCTGCTGCAATTAAATCTGCAATCATGACAACCG CGACAACGATCAGTAATGTGAAGCAGCCTATTGCAAATGCTTCTCTTCTTGAGGCAAACCCATTGAATTATGGTGCCGGGCATGTCTGGCCTAGCCGTGCAATGAACCCAGGCTTGGTCTATGACCTAACGACTAAGGATTACGTGCATTTTCTATGCTCCATTGGCTATAATTCAACCCAGTTGTCACTTTTTATTGGTAAGCCATACATATGCCCGTCGCACAACAATGGTCTGCTGGATTTCAACTATGCATCCATTACTGTCCCGAATCTCTCGAGCAAGACCACATTGTCCCGAAGCTTGAAGAACGTGGGGACTCCAAGCTTGTATAGAGTTAATATCAGGGCACCTGGAGGGATATCTGTGAAGGTTGAGCCAAGAAGCTTGAAGTTCGATAAGATAAACGAAGAGAAAATGTTCAAGGTCACTCTAGAGGCTAAGAAGGGGTTTAAGAGTAATGACTATGTGTTTGGAGAGATAACTTGGTCTGATGGGAAACACCATGTGAGGAGTCCTGTTGTCGTGAAGAAGATGGCAGTAGCAGCCTAA
- the LOC133673410 gene encoding subtilisin-like protease SBT5.3 produces the protein MGSSSSLFLFFTLFTTLQSPILAAKKSYVVYLGRQSYASEPSTTDLDRVTDAHHELLGSCMKSKEKAKQAIFYSYTRYINGFAAVLEDEEAAEISKHPEVVSVSRNQISQLHTTNSWGFLGLERNGEILADSMWLKARFGEDVIIGTLDTGVWPESESFNDEGMGPVPSKWKGYCDPNDGIKCNRKLIGARYFSKGYEAAETLDSSYHTARDYDGHGTHTLSTAGGRFVSGANLLGSAYGTAKGGSPNSRVASYKVCWPGCSDADVLAGFEAAIHDGVDILSVSLGFGPGEYITDGNAIGAFLAMERGILVVASAGNKGPDPGIVENVAPWILTVACSTISREFTSNVILGNNTQYKGVSFNTNTQPAGKSYPLINSVDAKAANVSSNQAKYCSIGSLDPLKVKGKIVYCTRNEDPDVEKSLVVAQAGGVGVILANQFITEQILPLAHFVPTSFVSADDGLSILTYVYGTNSPVAYISGATEVGTVAAPVMADFSSPGPNFITPEILKPDITAPGVNILAAFTGASGAADVPGDRRRVHFNFLSGTSMACPHVSGIAGLLKTIHPDWSPAAIKSAIMTTATTISNVKQPIANASLLEANPLNYGAGHIWPSRAMDPGLVYDLTTKDYVNFLCSIGYNSTQLSLFIGKPYICQRHNNGLLDFNYPSITVPNLSSNKTTLSRTLKNVGTPSLYRVNIRAPGGISVKVEPRSLKFDKINEEKMFKVTLEAKKGFKSNDHVFGEITWSDENHHVRSPVVVKKMAVAA, from the exons ATGGGCAGTTCTTCCtctctgtttctgtttttcaCTCTTTTCACTACCTTGCAGAGTCCAATTCTGGCTGCAAAAAAG TCTTATGTGGTTTACCTTGGGAGACAATCTTATGCTTCTGAACCTTCCACCACTGACCTGGATAGGGTAACCGATGCCCATCATGAACTTCTGGGCTCTTGTATGAAGAG CAAGGAGAAGGCGAAACAAGCCATCTTTTACTCCTACACTCGTTATATCAACGGTTTTGCAGCAGTacttgaagatgaagaagcagcTGAAATTTCAa AGCATCCAGAAGTTGTATCAGTTTCTCGAAACCAAATAAGTCAATTACACACAACAAATTCTTGGGGCTTTCTTGGACTGGAAAGAAATGGAGAAATTCTAGCTGATTCTATGTGGCTAAAGGCAAGATTTGGCGAAGACGTAATTATCGGGACCCTTGATActg GTGTTTGGCCGGAATCCGAAAGCTTCAATGATGAGGGGATGGGACCTGTACCATCTAAATGGAAGGGATACTGTGATCCAAATGACGGGATTAAATGCAACAg GAAACTTATAGGAGCAAGGTACTTTAGCAAAGGCTACGAAGCTGCAGAAACACTTGATTCTTCATACCACACCGCGCGAGATTATGATGGCCATGGAACCCACACTCTATCCACTGCTGGAGGTCGTTTTGTTTCGGGGGCAAACTTGCTTGGTTCAGCTTATGGAACAGCGAAGGGTGGTTCGCCCAACTCGCGAGTTGCTTCATACAAGGTCTGCTGGCCCGGCTGTAGCGATGCTGATGTGTTGGCTGGGTTTGAAGCTGCTATTCATGATGGGGTCGATATCCTCTCAGTGTCACTTGGATTCGGTCCGGGAGAATACATTACTGATGGGAATGCAATTGGAGCATTTCTTGCCATGGAGCGCGGGATTCTTGTAGTTGCCTCGGCTGGAAATAAAGGACCTGACCCTGGAATCGTTGAGAATGTAGCTCCCTGGATTCTGACAGTTGCTTGTAGCACTATCAGTAGGGAGTTCACATCTAATGTCATCCTTGGAAATAACACACAATACAAG GGTGTGAGTTTTAATACCAACACTCAACCAGCTGGGAAGTCTTACCCCTTGATCAATTCGGTGGATGCTAAAGCTGCCAATGTTTCCAGTAATCAAGC AAAATATTGCTCTATCGGATCCCTTGACCCCTTGAAAGTTAAAGGAAAAATTGTATATTGTACTCGCAACGAAGACCCTGATGTAGAAAAGAGTCTGGTTGTTGCTCAGGCTGGTGGTGTTGGGGTGATACTTGCTAACCAATTCATAACCGAACAAATCCTACCTCTGGCACACTTTGTTCCTACTTCTTTTGTCTCTGCAGACGATGGACTTTCCATTTTAACTTATGTCTATGGTACAAA CTCACCTGTAGCTTACATAAGTGGCGCCACGGAGGTGGGAACAGTGGCTGCACCTGTCATGGCTGATTTTTCATCTCCTGGGCCTAACTTCATCACCCCAGAGATCCTTAAG CCCGACATCACTGCACCTGGAGTCAATATTCTAGCTGCCTTCACAGGAGCATCAGGGGCAGCTGATGTGCCAGGAGACCGGCGCCGAGTACACTTCAACTTTCTATCTGGAACCTCAATGGCATGCCCCCATGTTTCCGGAATCGCAGGTCTTCTCAAGACTATTCACCCTGATTGGAGTCCTGCTGCAATTAAATCTGCAATCATGACAACAG CGACAACGATCAGTAATGTGAAGCAGCCTATTGCGAATGCTTCTCTTCTTGAGGCAAACCCATTGAATTATGGTGCCGGGCACATCTGGCCTAGCCGTGCAATGGACCCAGGCCTGGTCTATGACCTAACGACTAAAGATTACGTGAATTTTCTATGCTCCATTGGCTATAATTCAACCCAATTGTCACTTTTTATTGGTAAGCCATACATATGCCAGCGGCACAACAATGGTCTGCTGGATTTCAACTATCCATCCATTACTGTCCCGAATCTCTCAAGCAATAAGACCACATTGTCCCGAACCTTGAAGAACGTGGGGACTCCAAGCTTGTATAGAGTTAATATCAGGGCACCTGGAGGGATATCTGTGAAGGTTGAGCCAAGAAGCTTGAAGTTCGATAAGATAAACGAAGAGAAAATGTTTAAGGTCACTCTAGAGGCTAAGAAAGGGTTTAAGAGTAATGACCATGTGTTTGGTGAGATAACTTGGTCTGATGAGAATCACCATGTAAGGAGTCCCGTTGTGGTGAAGAAGATGGCAGTAGCAGCCTAA